A single Thermosynechococcus vestitus BP-1 DNA region contains:
- a CDS encoding RDD family protein: MWPFQQRGRLPHSLSSGNVVTIALELYRHQGNRYFLLSLFAHGWFLLLTIAAMLIVAVALIVGGILAGGVNNVALFFLLAGIGILVALPFYLFGWTRLMASGALLSRRIYAALTALEESESEARRCIFPKMWNYLLATLMVSFILLFVYGVLGAIGYLLYLLGAPLVQLLEQNIQTEPARGLFFLSFLLGILLLVLLALLVISYVMARLSLVDVVLALEPACTPLKSIRRSWQLTQGQVWHTLTVFFVASLATIPANLLGSVINSVVIIPVAGLFVGVLLLPLWQGIKAVLYWDLRVRNEGAAFQVRPEVVNPLRWLRRVTLRTPESIELDFALGGIGSRVLAWLIDQVILYTALVLFSLAAGYIYFYGLYPWLIEVLPASGQSIQAWSLGIYLLVIFALYNGYYIFFETYWQGQTPGKRYAEIRVVQDNGRPIGLREATLRSLLQSIDFAFLGIGAFLVTLSQSEKRLGDRVAGTLVIQDEQATRLAPPGTTLRQPEAAWVQELRSLAHWEQMTPEHYLLVRNYLNSRDRLSPVGRYQAAQELRQQLEPLLLPTCPAHWPSLSAEDFLEGLYIAYRQRHQSSP; this comes from the coding sequence ATGTGGCCTTTTCAGCAGCGAGGACGGCTTCCCCATTCTCTCTCTAGTGGCAATGTGGTCACGATTGCTTTGGAACTGTACCGTCATCAGGGCAACCGCTATTTTCTTTTGAGCCTTTTTGCCCATGGGTGGTTTTTGCTGCTCACCATTGCGGCCATGTTGATTGTCGCTGTGGCCCTGATTGTTGGCGGGATTCTCGCTGGAGGAGTCAATAATGTTGCCCTGTTTTTCTTGCTTGCAGGGATTGGTATCCTTGTCGCTTTGCCTTTTTATCTCTTTGGTTGGACACGGCTGATGGCCAGTGGTGCCCTGCTTTCTCGCCGTATCTATGCTGCTCTCACTGCCCTTGAGGAATCGGAATCGGAAGCCCGCCGCTGCATTTTTCCCAAGATGTGGAATTATCTGCTGGCCACTCTGATGGTCAGCTTTATTTTGCTTTTCGTTTATGGGGTCTTGGGGGCGATCGGCTACCTACTTTATTTGCTGGGAGCACCTTTAGTGCAATTGCTGGAGCAGAATATCCAAACTGAACCCGCAAGAGGTCTCTTCTTTTTAAGTTTTCTCCTCGGCATCCTGTTGCTCGTGCTCCTTGCGCTGTTGGTGATTAGCTACGTTATGGCGCGGCTTTCCCTCGTTGATGTGGTCTTGGCTCTTGAACCGGCCTGTACGCCCCTCAAATCCATTCGGCGCAGTTGGCAACTGACGCAGGGACAGGTATGGCATACTCTAACGGTGTTTTTTGTTGCTTCCCTCGCAACCATTCCCGCCAATCTCCTGGGCAGTGTGATCAATAGTGTGGTGATTATTCCCGTTGCTGGCCTCTTCGTAGGGGTTTTGCTCCTGCCCCTGTGGCAAGGGATCAAGGCAGTTCTCTACTGGGATCTGCGGGTACGCAATGAAGGAGCAGCGTTTCAAGTGCGGCCCGAAGTGGTCAACCCCTTGCGTTGGTTGCGGCGGGTTACATTACGCACACCCGAAAGTATTGAATTGGACTTTGCCCTCGGGGGAATCGGCAGCCGTGTTCTCGCTTGGCTCATTGATCAGGTGATTCTCTACACTGCCCTTGTCCTCTTTTCCCTGGCAGCAGGGTATATCTATTTTTATGGGCTTTACCCGTGGCTGATTGAGGTGCTACCCGCCAGTGGTCAGAGTATTCAAGCTTGGAGTTTGGGCATTTACCTATTGGTGATCTTTGCTCTCTACAACGGCTATTACATTTTCTTTGAAACCTATTGGCAGGGACAAACCCCCGGCAAGCGATACGCAGAAATTCGCGTTGTTCAGGATAATGGCCGCCCCATTGGTTTGCGGGAGGCAACGCTGCGCAGTTTGCTGCAATCCATTGATTTTGCTTTTTTGGGTATAGGGGCATTCCTGGTGACGTTATCTCAATCAGAAAAACGCCTAGGAGATAGGGTAGCGGGTACCTTGGTGATTCAAGATGAACAGGCGACGCGGTTGGCACCCCCAGGGACAACCCTTCGGCAACCAGAGGCGGCTTGGGTGCAGGAGTTGCGATCGCTCGCTCATTGGGAACAGATGACCCCAGAACACTATCTTCTCGTCCGGAACTACCTCAACAGTCGCGATCGCCTGAGTCCTGTGGGTCGTTATCAAGCGGCTCAAGAGCTGCGCCAACAATTAGAACCCCTGTTGCTGCCCACCTGTCCCGCCCACTGGCCCTCCCTGAGCGCCGAAGACTTCCTAGAGGGTCTATACATTGCCTATCGTCAACGACATCAATCATCTCCCTAG
- a CDS encoding adenosine deaminase translates to MALYAELHRHLGGSVVPRILWRYFQRNDRSLAERFPDYEEFEAFYTRPRQSLEEYLELHTLVESVQTPQTLPYFIFRLIRGAYIFENLAYLELRYTPYLRTDPQRSQSDRIEQMADIVKTVGLACQVPEYPIVTSQILCMHTRLPYTVNRAIVDLAASFPEFVCGIDLAGGDSVYGDRLREFIDLYAYARDRGLKTTGHLYETVNGCYPELLPYLQRIGHGIQIPLRYPELLKDVAAAGQCLEVCPTTYFQTGTLESYEQLRLIFERCFEAGVDVAICTDNAGLHNVRLPFEYENLLTYDILNFKELQACQEAAFRHAFAWPHPQPPTLLLSNLLQSNSAQTALAGCGIQ, encoded by the coding sequence ATGGCACTGTACGCAGAACTACATCGACATTTGGGTGGGTCAGTGGTACCGCGGATCCTTTGGCGGTATTTTCAGCGGAACGATCGCTCCCTAGCGGAGCGCTTTCCCGACTATGAGGAATTTGAAGCCTTTTATACTCGCCCCCGCCAATCCCTTGAAGAATACCTCGAACTCCACACCCTAGTGGAGAGTGTGCAAACGCCGCAAACCTTACCCTATTTCATTTTCCGTTTGATTCGCGGCGCCTATATTTTTGAAAATTTGGCCTACTTGGAGTTGCGCTATACCCCCTACCTGCGCACGGATCCGCAGCGATCCCAGAGCGATCGCATTGAGCAGATGGCAGACATTGTCAAAACCGTGGGTCTAGCTTGCCAAGTGCCCGAGTACCCGATTGTCACGAGCCAAATTCTCTGCATGCACACACGGCTACCCTACACTGTCAACCGTGCCATCGTTGATCTGGCGGCAAGTTTTCCTGAGTTTGTCTGTGGCATTGACTTGGCTGGGGGCGATAGTGTCTATGGCGATCGCCTGAGGGAATTTATTGACCTCTATGCCTATGCCCGCGATCGCGGCCTGAAAACCACGGGTCACCTCTACGAAACAGTGAATGGCTGCTATCCCGAATTGCTGCCCTACCTGCAACGCATTGGCCATGGCATTCAAATTCCGCTGCGCTACCCAGAGCTGCTCAAAGACGTCGCTGCAGCGGGTCAATGCCTTGAAGTGTGCCCCACCACCTATTTTCAAACGGGTACCCTTGAGAGCTACGAACAGTTGCGGCTGATTTTTGAACGCTGCTTTGAGGCAGGGGTGGATGTGGCCATTTGTACCGATAATGCCGGTCTGCATAATGTGCGGCTGCCCTTTGAGTACGAAAACTTGCTGACCTATGACATCCTGAACTTCAAGGAATTGCAAGCCTGTCAGGAAGCGGCTTTTCGCCATGCCTTTGCTTGGCCCCATCCTCAACCGCCGACCCTGCTCCTGAGTAACCTGCTTCAGAGCAATTCAGCTCAAACTGCCCTTGCCGGCTGCGGTATCCAGTAA
- the leuD gene encoding 3-isopropylmalate dehydratase small subunit: MSKIERITGRGLPLRGNDIDTDRIIPARFLRCVTFDGLGEHVFADDRQSGQHPFDLPQYQGAKILVVNANFGCGSSREHAPQAIARWGIQAIVGESFAEIFAGNCLAMGVPCLTAAPEQVQALQRLLENQPSTELTLDLQTLTLRAGDQVIPLTMAESSRQMLISGQWDACGQLLAHRDKIHEVAARLPYVQWAIR; the protein is encoded by the coding sequence ATGAGCAAGATTGAACGCATTACAGGTCGCGGCCTGCCCCTGCGGGGCAACGATATTGATACTGATCGCATTATTCCAGCGCGGTTTCTCCGCTGCGTGACCTTTGATGGCCTCGGAGAGCACGTTTTTGCTGACGATCGCCAGTCGGGGCAGCACCCCTTTGACCTGCCTCAATACCAAGGGGCAAAGATTTTGGTGGTGAATGCCAACTTTGGTTGTGGCTCAAGTCGTGAGCACGCCCCCCAAGCGATCGCCCGTTGGGGCATTCAAGCAATTGTTGGCGAAAGCTTTGCTGAAATTTTTGCGGGGAACTGCTTAGCGATGGGGGTTCCCTGTCTGACAGCAGCCCCAGAACAGGTACAGGCGCTGCAAAGGCTCTTAGAGAACCAGCCCAGTACAGAACTGACCCTAGACCTGCAGACCCTGACCCTGAGGGCGGGGGATCAAGTGATTCCCCTAACCATGGCGGAAAGTAGCCGGCAAATGCTCATTTCTGGTCAATGGGATGCCTGTGGTCAGCTGTTGGCCCATCGTGACAAAATTCACGAAGTAGCAGCGCGACTACCCTATGTGCAGTGGGCTATTCGGTGA